From the Marinilabiliales bacterium genome, one window contains:
- a CDS encoding caspase family protein has product MTSKVFFLPVTLAALLLQLFCFELTAQATEEIVFATRSGKRGVISIQKNELQDNVLPVSMNLRWVDRELRPVSGVDAVVVIDRQQLSISTPKVSCITGSEVPTRPIVLTPGDNTMRFEFDERFEGGEVSIELPMMFAANSQVASRKQEWEEFAFSRPRRVALEYDISQESIVDLTPPDIRVISPEGVSLGMRPIVDSESVRVSLLVRDNFGIDNVLVNNRPAQMVNDSIYVADVVLRVGYENPVTIIATDNSGHSNREQFSIESRPVGSLTAAARQEAVTSSVREPSDVDINIPDNGLELNNRYALIIGNEDYTSYQPHLQRESNVEFAVHDARIFREYAQKVLGVPDNNIIMLLNARSVEMHNALDRMSMIARNTGGDAEFFIYYAGHGFPDEQTREPYLMPVDVTGANLSFAVPLSDFYSKLTEHPTERITVFIDACFSGGGRDQGLVAARAVRVRPRGPSISGNLVVFSATSGDQSALPYRDQQHGMFTYHLLSMLKASRGEISYRELADHLRQSVATRSVMVNHREQNPETNISPTLDESWENWVFTEF; this is encoded by the coding sequence ATGACAAGCAAAGTGTTTTTTCTTCCAGTCACTCTTGCAGCCTTATTATTGCAGTTATTCTGCTTTGAATTGACTGCACAGGCTACCGAAGAGATTGTCTTTGCAACAAGGTCAGGCAAGCGTGGAGTGATCAGCATCCAAAAAAATGAGCTCCAGGACAATGTGCTGCCAGTGAGCATGAACCTCAGGTGGGTGGACAGGGAGCTGAGGCCGGTAAGCGGGGTTGATGCGGTGGTGGTCATAGACAGGCAGCAGTTAAGCATCAGCACTCCCAAGGTAAGTTGCATAACCGGGAGTGAAGTTCCAACACGCCCCATTGTGCTGACCCCTGGAGACAATACCATGCGTTTTGAATTTGACGAGAGGTTTGAGGGTGGTGAGGTTTCCATTGAGCTGCCAATGATGTTTGCCGCTAACAGCCAGGTGGCATCGAGAAAACAGGAATGGGAGGAGTTCGCGTTCTCACGGCCAAGAAGGGTCGCACTGGAATATGACATCAGCCAGGAGAGTATAGTTGACCTGACACCTCCCGATATAAGGGTTATAAGTCCTGAAGGAGTAAGCCTTGGCATGAGGCCGATAGTGGATTCCGAGTCGGTAAGGGTATCGCTGCTGGTGAGGGACAACTTTGGAATTGACAATGTTCTTGTCAATAACAGGCCCGCGCAGATGGTAAATGACTCTATCTACGTGGCCGATGTGGTTCTCAGGGTTGGTTATGAGAACCCGGTCACTATCATTGCCACTGACAACAGCGGGCATTCAAACAGGGAGCAGTTCTCGATAGAAAGCCGTCCCGTTGGATCACTGACTGCGGCAGCAAGGCAGGAAGCGGTAACCTCTTCGGTAAGGGAACCCTCTGATGTGGATATAAACATACCTGATAACGGGCTGGAGCTGAACAACCGGTATGCCCTTATAATAGGCAATGAGGATTACACATCTTATCAGCCGCATCTGCAAAGGGAATCGAATGTTGAATTTGCTGTTCATGATGCCAGGATATTCAGGGAATATGCGCAGAAAGTCCTTGGTGTGCCTGATAACAACATAATCATGCTGCTCAATGCACGGTCGGTCGAGATGCACAATGCCCTTGACAGGATGAGCATGATCGCAAGGAACACCGGCGGGGATGCGGAGTTTTTCATCTATTATGCCGGCCATGGATTCCCTGATGAGCAGACCAGGGAACCTTACCTTATGCCTGTTGATGTAACGGGAGCCAACCTGAGTTTTGCCGTACCATTGAGTGACTTTTACTCAAAGCTTACCGAGCATCCGACAGAGCGGATTACTGTATTCATTGATGCCTGCTTCAGCGGAGGCGGGAGGGATCAGGGACTTGTGGCAGCCAGGGCCGTGAGGGTAAGGCCCAGGGGGCCGTCCATATCAGGTAACCTGGTGGTGTTTTCAGCAACCTCAGGCGACCAGTCCGCCCTGCCATACCGCGACCAGCAGCACGGGATGTTCACATACCACCTGCTTAGCATGCTGAAGGCAAGCAGGGGAGAGATATCATACAGGGAGCTGGCAGATCACCTGCGTCAATCGGTTGCAACAAGATCAGTGATGGTGAACCACAGGGAACAGAATCCCGAGACCAATATCAGTCCGACTCTCGATGAGAGCTGGGAAAACTGGGTTTTCACGGAATTCTGA
- a CDS encoding T9SS C-terminal target domain-containing protein has protein sequence DLEPGLYAWSVQAVDHSFAGGEFAEEGVFYIPGPPTVVTQATTGVSESTATLNAMVNALGLETTVWFEYGTGEGDHENWETAEADPPTIDGTDETPVSASLDGLQANTYYYFRAAAQNDLGTTYGHDGVLFTSDPPGVTTLDADNIEPFSATLRGSVVPRNLETDVWFEYGLTAEELDNTAGATSSPVDGEYATEVEADIDGLLANEIYYFRVAAESFSGLSEGDIKQFTTAMAAPGAATLAASDITSTSAVLNASVMPHNLTTTVSFEYGKQSGRYDEWESVSTTYLLEGQSSQDVEAMVTLEPAIRYYYRVRAENSAGTGYGDQRQLVTLDMAPEVTTKDATDIHRTGATLNGMVNPNNSETSVTFKYGLTDAIDQSWLSADVSGTFDGNQPVAVSVDVIGLDENTPYYFVISATNSGGTSTGEIKGFSTSAPIVAIGDATGITTSSAMLNATVNSNNYAAVYWFEYGTDPQLEQAQTTEPGDIDPGDEELPVIATVTGLEPNTVYYFRVVAESINGRSVSSINELHTDCDWDIICSTPSGPDQLCQGTGSTTFETSSETALEYQWRIEPPGAGSVTGNGETATVTWNSDYSGQASIYVRGYDGVCNSVESDPLVVTINPLPDPALISGDDNVCPGSYGNVYSIEPSEGSSYSWSAVGGTLLEEHDGGFARIHWGDNTDTPRVSVTETIDATGCSRENIMDVIIAGSPAPEKPDIRVKGRIHILISSVNADAYQWFMDNEIIAGATGKYYIAREAAGMYMLRISEGQCHSFSDPLGIPLNKKLHQVEEMGSVFPNPSEGIITYELSGEVYGLLRIRITDNNGRVVHTGSADKSEYSINEQINMQNLRSGVYFLEAAVDGEVVDVQVLVKN, from the coding sequence ATGACCTTGAGCCGGGACTATACGCATGGAGCGTGCAGGCTGTTGACCACAGCTTTGCAGGGGGTGAGTTTGCAGAGGAGGGGGTTTTCTATATACCGGGTCCTCCGACAGTTGTAACACAAGCCACCACCGGAGTGTCGGAAAGCACTGCTACACTGAATGCCATGGTTAATGCACTTGGACTTGAAACGACGGTCTGGTTTGAGTATGGAACAGGGGAGGGTGATCATGAAAACTGGGAAACTGCTGAGGCCGATCCGCCAACAATAGACGGCACTGACGAGACACCTGTTTCGGCATCTCTCGATGGGTTGCAGGCTAACACATATTACTACTTCAGGGCGGCTGCACAGAACGATCTTGGAACAACATACGGGCATGACGGGGTATTATTTACCAGCGACCCTCCAGGGGTAACGACCCTTGATGCTGATAATATCGAACCGTTTTCTGCAACCCTCAGGGGAAGTGTTGTGCCCAGGAACCTTGAGACAGATGTATGGTTTGAGTATGGCCTTACGGCGGAAGAGCTGGACAATACGGCCGGGGCAACCTCTTCGCCGGTGGATGGTGAGTATGCCACAGAGGTTGAAGCTGATATTGACGGATTGCTGGCAAATGAGATTTACTACTTCAGGGTTGCGGCTGAGAGTTTCTCCGGGTTATCTGAAGGAGACATTAAACAATTCACTACAGCCATGGCAGCACCGGGTGCAGCAACCCTTGCAGCTTCTGATATTACTTCTACATCGGCAGTTTTGAATGCCAGTGTAATGCCTCATAATTTAACTACGACAGTGAGTTTCGAGTATGGAAAACAGAGCGGCCGGTATGATGAATGGGAGAGTGTGTCAACTACCTATTTACTGGAGGGACAATCCTCCCAGGATGTTGAGGCAATGGTTACTCTTGAACCCGCTATCAGGTACTATTACAGGGTCAGGGCAGAGAATTCAGCGGGCACGGGATATGGTGATCAGAGGCAGCTTGTAACTCTGGATATGGCTCCTGAGGTAACAACAAAAGATGCAACTGATATCCATAGAACCGGCGCTACCCTCAACGGGATGGTCAACCCGAATAACAGCGAGACAAGCGTAACATTCAAATACGGGCTTACCGATGCCATTGATCAGAGCTGGCTTTCGGCCGATGTAAGCGGGACTTTTGACGGGAACCAGCCTGTGGCTGTATCGGTTGATGTGATCGGACTGGATGAAAATACTCCGTACTATTTTGTGATAAGTGCAACCAACAGCGGGGGCACCTCAACGGGAGAGATTAAGGGTTTTAGTACATCTGCCCCGATTGTTGCAATAGGTGATGCTACCGGTATAACCACATCCTCGGCCATGCTTAACGCAACGGTAAACAGCAATAATTACGCTGCCGTTTACTGGTTTGAATATGGCACCGACCCGCAGCTTGAGCAGGCACAAACAACTGAACCGGGTGACATTGACCCCGGCGACGAAGAGCTGCCTGTCATTGCAACGGTTACAGGCCTGGAGCCCAACACCGTTTACTACTTCAGGGTTGTAGCCGAAAGCATTAACGGCAGGAGCGTAAGCAGCATCAATGAACTGCATACTGATTGCGACTGGGATATTATCTGTTCCACACCTTCCGGCCCGGATCAGTTGTGCCAGGGAACCGGCTCAACCACATTTGAAACATCAAGCGAAACGGCCCTTGAATACCAGTGGCGCATTGAACCCCCTGGTGCAGGATCGGTAACCGGAAACGGGGAGACTGCAACGGTAACATGGAACAGCGATTACAGCGGCCAGGCCAGTATTTACGTGCGAGGATATGACGGTGTCTGCAACAGTGTAGAGTCTGATCCCCTTGTTGTAACGATCAATCCCTTGCCCGATCCGGCCCTTATAAGTGGTGATGATAACGTGTGCCCCGGGAGCTATGGCAATGTTTACAGCATTGAGCCCTCTGAGGGCAGCTCTTACAGTTGGTCAGCGGTGGGCGGAACATTGCTGGAAGAGCATGACGGGGGCTTTGCCCGTATTCACTGGGGTGATAACACAGATACCCCGAGGGTGTCGGTCACTGAAACGATTGATGCAACTGGCTGCAGCCGGGAAAACATAATGGATGTTATCATTGCCGGCTCACCTGCTCCCGAAAAACCTGACATCAGGGTCAAGGGAAGAATACATATTCTTATCTCCTCGGTAAATGCTGATGCTTACCAGTGGTTCATGGATAATGAAATTATTGCCGGGGCAACGGGCAAGTATTACATAGCCCGCGAGGCAGCCGGGATGTATATGCTGAGGATCAGTGAGGGGCAGTGCCATTCATTCTCCGATCCCCTTGGAATACCCTTGAACAAGAAGCTTCACCAGGTGGAAGAGATGGGCTCGGTGTTCCCGAATCCAAGTGAGGGTATAATAACATATGAGCTCTCAGGGGAGGTTTATGGCCTTCTCAGGATCAGGATAACAGACAACAACGGCAGGGTGGTACATACAGGCAGTGCCGACAAATCTGAATATTCCATTAATGAGCAGATCAATATGCAGAACCTCCGGTCGGGAGTCTATTTTCTGGAGGCAGCAGTTGACGGGGAGGTGGTAGATGTCCAGGTTTTGGTTAAAAATTGA